A single Muntiacus reevesi chromosome 9, mMunRee1.1, whole genome shotgun sequence DNA region contains:
- the LOC136175789 gene encoding olfactory receptor 51A4-like gives MSIINISHVEITTFILVGIPGLEYAHIWISIPICSMYLIALLGNCTILFIIKTEPSLHEPMYYFLSMLSLSDMGLSFSSLPTMLRIFLFKASEISANACFAQQFFIHGFTALESSVLLVMSFDRFLAIHNPLRYSSILTTLRVAQIGIVCFFKSFLLVLPFPFTLRMLTYCKKRQLSHSYCLHEDVMKLACSDNQIDVIYGFFGALCVMVDFMLIAMSYILILKTLLGTASRKEQLKALNTCVSHICAVIIFYLPIINLAIVHRFVQHVSPLFNVCMANVLLLVPPLMNPIVYCVKTRQIRVKVVAKLCQKHISNNHR, from the coding sequence ATGTCTATTATCAACATATCACATGTTGAAATCACCACCTTCATCTTGGTTGGGATACCGGGGCTGGAATATGCACACATCTGGATCTCTATTCCAATCTGCAGCATGTATCTTATTGCTCTTCTGGGAAACTGCACCATCCTTTTCATCATTAAGACAGAACCTTCCTTGCATGAGCCCATGTACTATTTCCTTTCcatgttgtctttgtctgacatgGGCCTatccttttcctctcttcccacTATGTTGAGGATCTTCTTGTTTAAAGCTTCTGAAATCTCTGCAAATGCCTGCTTTGCTCAGCAATTCTTCATCCATGGATTCACAGCACTGGAATCCTCAGTGCTCCTGGTCATGTCATTCGATCGCTTCCTAGCCATCCACAACCCTCTGAGATACAGCTCCATTCTTACAACTCTCAGAGTTGCCCAAATTggaattgtttgcttttttaagagCTTCCTCCTGgttcttccctttcccttcacTTTGAGAATGTTGACATATTGTAAGAAACGCCAACTCTCACATTCCTACTGTCTCCATGAGGATGTCATGAAGCTGGCCTGCTCTGACAACCAGATTGATGTCATCTATGGCTTTTTTGGAGCACTCTGCGTTATGGTAGACTTTATGCTCATTGCTATGTCTTACATCCTAATCCTCAAGACTCTGCTTGGAACTGCATCCCGAAAGGAACAGCTCAAGGCCCTCAATACCTGTGTTTCACATATCTGTGCAGTGATCATCTTCTATCTGCCCATCATAAACCTTGCCATTGTTCATCGCTTTGTCCAGCATGTCTCTCCCCTCTTCAATGTTTGTATGGCAAATGTTCTTTTACTTGTGCCTCCACTGATGAATCCCATCGTGTACTGTGTGAAAACCAGGCAGATTAGAGTAAAAGTTGTAGCAAAATTATGTCAGAAACATATTAGTAACAATCATAGGTAA